A region of the Candoia aspera isolate rCanAsp1 chromosome 18, rCanAsp1.hap2, whole genome shotgun sequence genome:
CACGCGTTTCCGGGAGGGACTATAAAACTGCCGGACCGAGACGCCCTACCGCAAGTGTATTCTCGTATTGTTTCCCCGAGTTCAAGTTGATGGTAAGCGCGTCTGCGAGGAGGAATAAGCTTATGGGTGTCCGAGGCATTTTTGTATATGTGTATTTACATATTTATGCGTGTGTGTAGATGTACATCCTTGTGGGTATACAAATTCGTGGGAGAGCGCGCGCGCAACGCTTcctgtttctttcctttcaaaATGGGGTCTGGCCCTTCTAAAGCCTCGAAGGCCCGGGCGCTTGGCCTCCGCGTTCATCTGACGGCCCTTTTCTTTCTCGTTTCTACTAGCCGGCCTCGACATGCTGGTCTCTCGGCTGACGGCTCACCTCGTGAAGGCATCGCGGTGTGCAGGTAAATACGACCTTTGCCAGGAGTCGAGGGTGTCGGATATCTTCCCATTTGGCGACAGGCTTTTCTGtgattggggtggtggtgggcagTATTTGGGGCAGAAAAAGGCCTTTCCCATTGCCTATCATTCTTTCGCTGGAGTCAAAGAGGTAAACCATTCTCTGAATCGCATTCAGTTCTTGGTCTTTGTGAGGACACAACCAGGTAGAAGTGGTTTCCTTGGCAGTGCTACTGGAGAGGTTTGGCACTGCCaacttctgtgtttttttttcagttatccCCCCAGTCTGGCCTGCCACCCTGTGATTTCCTGGTGGTATCCCATCCAAGGGCTTACCAGGCCCATCTCTGCTTGAcattctgagatcagccaagattgaaTAAGGATGCTTAGCTGGAGGTCCTGGGGTCAACAATGCAGCTAGGGAAGCAGAAAGAAACTCCACTGAATCTGTAGTGGCGGCTGTGGTTATCTTAAGTGggttaaaaatgtaaaattgcaCATGTtcacagtattctttttcttctccttggaTTAACAAAGTTTGCTGTCTAGCCGAGCCTTGACAGCAGGTGGCCTTTTCTTAATTGAGAGGGATGCATGTTATGGGAAACCTGGCCACTGTCGTAGCAGACTATGTGAACAAGCCATcaatgagtttgtttgtttgagccTTGCATGTGGGGGAATATAACAACTGTTTTGTTAATCTGGGTTTCAGATTAAGTGTGTTGTACGAATCCTACTTGGGAGTGTTGGGGGATGATTACACACGTGCCTTCTGTTTCTCTGTGCAGATTCACACAGGCGAGCTGCAATTTTGGGTCATGCTTGCTGTGTTGTGCAGACAGCCTAGGGAAATGATATATAAACATTCTCACAAATatctgtttatgaaataaatacctatttattcattcattcattccacttgTCCATAGGGCGCTTTCTGTCAAGACCATCTGTTCCCCTTCCACTTCCTAGAGCATCAGTTTTGGCAAGTTACAGCACGCATCCCTCGAGCAAAAATGGAGCCCATCCCCACCAGTATTTTACACTTGACCCTGAACTGGAAGAAATACTGGTACCTCGCAAGATGTCCATCTCCCCCCTTGAAAGCTGGCTGACGGTCCAGTATTTCCTTCCTAAAAATGGAGGCATCATAAACATTCATGACAAGAGAGGTTCCCAACCACCCCAGCAGTATGATTTCCCTGCTCCTTCCGGAGGCActgaggcagaggaggaggaggcagagcaAGGAGGGGAGATGAACCAGCCCAGAATGCAATgcagaaacattttaaagatCCGGAGGAGGAAGATGAATAAACACAAGTACCGGAAGCTGATGAAACGAACGAAATTTTTGCGGAAAAAAGTCTTGGAAAAGCGGCTGTGGCGGAAACAGGTGAGTTGGGGAGGTAATTTCTGGTAGCCAGGCAATGCGGGCAGTTGAACTCTGATCACCCTTCTGCTTCTGGATGAAGAGCACTTTGCGTCTGCACAACagcttttagggggagatgggcggtgatagaaacgtgaataataaaatgaaaaaataaacataGCTGAGTCTCTCCTCTCTTGGTGAACGCGCATCAACTGTACGTGTACCTCTATGCGGGAACATTGTATAGTCATGATTCACTCAATCACTTGTCTCTGGCCATGGTTTTAATCCAGCTACCAACATAGCATGATCCTAAGTGGTGCGACCAAAAATGGGTTGGGCCACCATTGGGGGTGGTTAAAAACAGATGTGAAATATCTCGAGAGACTCCAATTTTGTCTGGGCATTTCTAGGATTGTAGATACGAAAAAATTGGTACCTGGGTACTTTCGACCAAATCTGACCTGCTCGGGGCATCTCCCCGAGATAAAATGTTAGCAATGCCTCATTCCTAAAAGTGAGGCCCAGAGGCTTTGTATCTCTGGGATGGCCCAGAATCTCTGAAATGGCTTCCCATTGGAGGCTGCGTtgttcacagccttctggaagctAGTTAAAGCTAAGTTAATTTCACAGGGCTTTGGGTAAAACCCTGCAGTTATCAGGGTGGTGTTAGATtgttttaacataattttaattCTTTTGCCTTTCCGATTGCTAAGAGGCTTATCCTTCAGCATTGGAAGGGTAATGTTTCATTTGCTCGGCAATAAGGTGAGTGGAGATCTTATACCTGGGGACATGGTGCTGTAAGATTACAGCCAAAACTCTGTTAGACCACGTGCCCTGAATTCTCTGAATTAGAGCACAGTTTCTAACTTAGACTTTGattttctgtttctcctttctCTATAGAAAAAATTTGAAAATGAGCTGAAAAGGATATGGAAGAAAGCCGGCTTGAAAACACCCCCAGAGGGATGGGTAACACCGAAGATTTATCTCAGAAATGTGAAACCTTGATCCTGCTTTGAGTagaattttctttaattaaaaacattatttaaaagacAAAGGTGATTTGCTTCTTCCCTCCCAGCGTATGGCATTGAAATGGAGCCTTGTAACAGTCGTCCGTATGGCAACCTTGCAATGTTGAATAGTGTAGTTCTCTCCCTATTGCAGATTGGGAAGAAAAAATAGTGAGTAATGCCGAGTCCCTTAGCAGGAGATTAGAAACCCAGGTAACTTCCGTCACCCTGTCAGAGTGCaaacttctttatcttttttcttgtGGAGTTCTACCATGGTGCAAGTAACAAAATTCtaacttgaaaaagaaaacatgcttTAACCTTTTTCCCGCTGCATGCGAACAACCAGCAAAGATGAAAACTGTTTCCTAGCAAATCTTTTTCTCACTGAAAGCCACTTGGGAAAGCAAGCTGTTAAAGAAGCAGGAAATTGGGTAAAAATgttgagaaaagaagagaagagttgAGGGATTTGAAGTCTGGTTTCGCCAAAACCTACTGGATTATTTTTATCTAGGATAGCCTGCTAGATGACGCAACAGAAATTGAATATCTGCCAGCCTGGAGAgtcaaatgaatttttaaaaagcaggtggaGGGTTCACCACCTCTTTCAAaagattgtattttaatttatttaggtAAAGAATTTATACAGGCCGCCAAACTCGACcaaagagactctgggcagcacaaaAGATCCCCAAAGGTAGAAAGCAAGATGATCAAGATCCTAGATGGCCACactagggcttttttttttttttgtcttgctgGTCTAGCTTTCTACTTTCAGAGAAATCCTTCTTTCCTAGAATTCTTGCCAGGGCTGGTCGCCCCGCGAGGAGAAAGTCAGTAGCaaagtaaactgcccagagtcattgttgagatgggtggtggaaaaaagcCATAAATCACTAAATCTAAACTTCTCTAATTCCCTCAAACACTTGATCCCGTGAGCACCTtcgaaggaagcaagcaagcaagctttccGCTGCAAAAGTGGAATGGCTTTGGATAGCTTTTAAGATGGCTGCTGTCTAGCCAAGCAAGGCAGCCTTGGATTTCCTGGGTTGCAGGTAGCCGAGTCCATCAAATGGGGGCCCTTGGGCTCCAAGGCCCTGGTTATGTGGTGTGTGTGAACGCGGCCTGTGCTCGGGTCTCCTCCAGGAGCTGCGTGGGTGGGTGAAGTTTTCGAAAGTTGGCATAACTGTGTCGCATTCCCAATTTGAGCAGGCAGGCTGTGTTTTTAGAAGCAAATTAAGCCTTCAGGATTCAGCCAGGTGTGTTGGAAGGGatgctaggcaaacagccttGTCAAATTACGGAAATCCAG
Encoded here:
- the AURKAIP1 gene encoding small ribosomal subunit protein mS38 isoform X1; the protein is MSGLDMLVSRLTAHLVKASRCAGRFLSRPSVPLPLPRASVLASYSTHPSSKNGAHPHQYFTLDPELEEILVPRKMSISPLESWLTVQYFLPKNGGIINIHDKRGSQPPQQYDFPAPSGGTEAEEEEAEQGGEMNQPRMQCRNILKIRRRKMNKHKYRKLMKRTKFLRKKVLEKRLWRKQKKFENELKRIWKKAGLKTPPEGWVTPKIYLRNVKP
- the AURKAIP1 gene encoding small ribosomal subunit protein mS38 isoform X2; translation: MLVSRLTAHLVKASRCAGRFLSRPSVPLPLPRASVLASYSTHPSSKNGAHPHQYFTLDPELEEILVPRKMSISPLESWLTVQYFLPKNGGIINIHDKRGSQPPQQYDFPAPSGGTEAEEEEAEQGGEMNQPRMQCRNILKIRRRKMNKHKYRKLMKRTKFLRKKVLEKRLWRKQKKFENELKRIWKKAGLKTPPEGWVTPKIYLRNVKP